The following are from one region of the Streptomyces tuirus genome:
- a CDS encoding NADP-dependent oxidoreductase: MKAIAVQRYGGPEVLELMDLPEPRLGPDVVLVRVKYAGVNPADWKIREGYIDDWFESHFPLVMGCDMAGVVERAGLGVTEFSAGDEVVGYVRADHMQRGTYGELVAAPVRTLAHRPRTLDWRESAGLPAAGLTAYQALRRHLEIAAGEVLLVHAAAGGVGSLAVQIGRALGARVIGTASERNHDFLRSLGAEPVVYGPGLADRVRALAPEGVDAVFDLIGGDTLSGSPALLRPGGRLASISGDVTRLGGRYVFVRPDPADLAELVAMADRGAVRVHVSAEFPLSDAVRAHELVQSGHVRGKVVLAVDPS, translated from the coding sequence GTGAAGGCCATCGCCGTTCAGCGCTACGGAGGTCCGGAGGTCCTGGAGCTGATGGACCTCCCCGAGCCGCGTCTGGGGCCCGACGTCGTGCTCGTCCGCGTGAAGTACGCGGGCGTGAACCCGGCGGACTGGAAGATCCGGGAGGGCTACATCGACGACTGGTTCGAGTCGCACTTCCCCCTGGTGATGGGCTGCGACATGGCCGGAGTGGTCGAACGCGCCGGTCTCGGTGTCACCGAGTTCTCCGCGGGCGACGAGGTCGTCGGGTACGTCCGCGCCGACCACATGCAGCGCGGCACCTACGGGGAGCTGGTCGCCGCGCCCGTACGCACCCTGGCGCACAGGCCGCGGACTCTCGACTGGCGCGAATCGGCCGGACTGCCGGCCGCCGGCCTCACCGCCTACCAGGCGCTGCGCCGCCATCTGGAGATCGCCGCCGGCGAGGTGCTGCTCGTGCACGCGGCGGCCGGCGGGGTCGGTTCGCTCGCGGTCCAGATCGGCCGCGCCCTCGGCGCGCGCGTCATCGGCACGGCGAGCGAGCGCAACCACGACTTCCTGCGCTCGCTCGGGGCCGAACCGGTGGTCTACGGGCCCGGGCTCGCCGACCGGGTGCGCGCCCTGGCCCCCGAGGGCGTCGACGCCGTGTTCGACCTCATCGGCGGCGACACACTCTCCGGCTCGCCGGCGCTGCTGCGGCCGGGCGGGCGGCTCGCCTCCATCTCCGGTGACGTGACGCGGCTGGGCGGACGCTATGTGTTCGTACGCCCCGACCCGGCCGACCTCGCCGAGCTGGTGGCGATGGCCGACCGCGGGGCGGTGCGGGTCCACGTCAGCGCCGAATTCCCGCTGTCCGACGCCGTACGCGCACACGAGCTCGTGCAGAGCGGGCATGTGCGCGGAAAGGTGGTCCTGGCAGTCGACCCGTCCTGA
- a CDS encoding ScbA/BarX family gamma-butyrolactone biosynthesis protein: MTLAEQERPEAAPAAAELAYQRSMDRVLVHRRAVMEVFVTDAVRLGDETFAVALQAPRAHSYYNDHTQRPALLDPLFLLEAARQAVTVVAHQWLDVSYDTSFLISDWTTEFTDLAALRARGDAPDELVIEVSARDLRRRGSRLLAATLECVFVVAGRRAGTSAIVAGYLSRDGYTAHREKSRGSIPPSSSDLPHTRLGATVQPALVGRERAENVVLTDVERPGGALTLTATLDVPVWHPAMYDHPLDHVPAMALMEAARQAAVLAAGDPAERHHARAFGATFRRFVELDSPVTVTVTPSGEARCTVDFLQDGESVCTAEIAVAPVPAGPDTDGGDGRAT, translated from the coding sequence ATGACCCTTGCTGAGCAGGAGCGGCCGGAAGCCGCTCCGGCCGCGGCCGAACTCGCCTACCAGCGTTCGATGGACCGCGTCCTGGTGCACCGCCGGGCCGTGATGGAGGTCTTCGTCACGGACGCGGTGCGGCTCGGCGACGAGACGTTCGCCGTCGCCCTCCAGGCACCTCGCGCGCACAGCTACTACAACGACCACACGCAGCGGCCCGCGCTGCTCGATCCGCTGTTCCTCCTGGAGGCGGCCCGCCAGGCGGTCACCGTCGTCGCACACCAGTGGCTGGACGTCTCGTACGACACGTCCTTCCTGATCAGCGACTGGACGACCGAGTTCACGGATCTCGCGGCCCTGCGGGCCCGGGGCGACGCACCGGACGAGCTGGTGATCGAGGTGAGCGCGCGGGACCTCAGACGACGGGGCAGCAGACTGCTGGCCGCCACGCTGGAGTGCGTGTTCGTCGTCGCCGGCCGCAGGGCCGGGACCAGCGCCATCGTGGCCGGATACCTCAGCCGGGACGGCTACACCGCCCACCGGGAGAAGAGCCGGGGAAGCATTCCCCCCTCCTCGTCCGACCTGCCGCACACCCGGCTCGGCGCGACCGTCCAACCCGCTCTTGTCGGGCGGGAGCGGGCCGAGAACGTCGTGCTCACCGATGTGGAACGCCCGGGCGGCGCGCTCACCCTGACGGCCACGCTCGACGTCCCCGTGTGGCATCCGGCCATGTACGACCACCCCCTGGACCATGTGCCCGCGATGGCGCTCATGGAGGCCGCACGGCAGGCCGCCGTGCTCGCCGCCGGAGATCCCGCCGAACGGCACCACGCCCGCGCCTTCGGCGCCACGTTCCGCCGGTTCGTGGAGCTGGACAGCCCGGTCACGGTGACCGTCACACCCTCGGGCGAGGCCCGATGCACCGTCGACTTCCTCCAGGACGGGGAGTCGGTCTGCACGGCTGAGATCGCCGTCGCCCCGGTGCCCGCTGGCCCGGACACGGACGGCGGTGACGGCCGTGCGACTTGA
- a CDS encoding thioesterase II family protein — MRADFSVVETYAHRPEPPLRCPVVAFAGTQDREVPPELMASWHEQTTGGVTRHVLPGDHFFLHGERTALLATVSAASAVVGRLTDPMNPTGRKDQ, encoded by the coding sequence ATCCGTGCGGACTTCTCGGTCGTCGAGACGTACGCGCACCGGCCCGAGCCCCCGCTCCGGTGCCCCGTCGTGGCCTTCGCGGGGACGCAGGACCGGGAAGTGCCGCCCGAGCTGATGGCCTCCTGGCACGAGCAGACGACGGGCGGTGTCACTCGCCACGTTCTGCCCGGCGACCACTTTTTCCTGCACGGCGAGCGGACCGCGCTCCTGGCCACGGTCAGCGCGGCGTCAGCGGTCGTGGGGCGCCTGACCGACCCGATGAACCCGACCGGACGAAAGGACCAGTAA
- a CDS encoding ketoacyl-ACP synthase III family protein — protein sequence MRLDSPLALTATAWYPEQRQTVEEALAAGDIDARTARELGYTSLPVSEDTAPPDMAVEAATGALALSGARPDDLSLLLHASVHHQGHDAWSAPHYIARRLGAHNAVPIGLLQQCNGGAIGIELAASRLQGDPEAGPALVTTADRFLMPSWHRWLSDYGMAAGDAATAVLVHRVTEPPGPAGHGGGPDLLLHSLATRVAAELEVMHRGDDELNATPMGHSPMIDVRRTKRAFIKTYGVEFFLKTAADRIRAVVEEALAGAGLAGDDPRLRHAVIPRLGGKAMAEAYIPPLTDVTSAEVLDLGRATGHVGAGDLNASLADLARTDLLEPGDHALVLNGGGGFTFTAVVVSRH from the coding sequence GTGCGACTTGACTCACCGCTCGCTCTGACGGCGACAGCGTGGTACCCGGAGCAGCGCCAGACGGTCGAAGAGGCCCTGGCCGCGGGTGACATCGACGCCCGGACCGCCCGCGAACTCGGCTACACATCCCTGCCGGTCAGCGAAGACACCGCACCGCCCGACATGGCCGTAGAGGCCGCGACCGGGGCCCTGGCGCTGTCCGGAGCCCGGCCCGACGACCTCTCCCTGCTGCTGCACGCGAGCGTCCACCACCAGGGGCACGACGCCTGGTCCGCCCCGCACTACATCGCCCGGCGTCTCGGAGCCCACAACGCCGTGCCGATCGGACTGCTCCAGCAGTGCAACGGCGGCGCCATCGGCATCGAACTGGCCGCGAGCAGGCTCCAGGGCGACCCGGAGGCCGGGCCCGCACTGGTCACGACCGCCGACCGCTTCCTGATGCCGAGCTGGCACCGCTGGCTCAGCGACTACGGCATGGCCGCCGGCGACGCGGCCACGGCGGTCCTCGTCCACCGCGTCACCGAACCACCCGGCCCGGCAGGCCACGGCGGCGGGCCGGACCTGCTGCTGCACTCCCTGGCCACCCGGGTCGCGGCCGAACTCGAGGTGATGCACCGCGGGGACGACGAACTCAACGCCACGCCCATGGGTCACAGCCCGATGATCGACGTGCGGCGCACCAAGCGCGCGTTCATCAAGACGTACGGCGTCGAGTTCTTCCTCAAGACCGCGGCCGACCGCATCCGGGCCGTGGTCGAGGAGGCCCTGGCCGGAGCCGGACTGGCCGGCGACGACCCGCGGCTGCGCCACGCCGTGATTCCCCGGCTGGGCGGCAAGGCGATGGCGGAGGCGTACATCCCGCCCCTGACCGACGTCACCTCGGCGGAGGTGCTCGACCTCGGCCGCGCCACCGGGCACGTGGGGGCCGGCGACCTCAACGCCTCCCTCGCCGACCTGGCCCGCACGGACCTGCTGGAGCCCGGGGACCACGCCCTCGTGCTCAACGGCGGCGGTGGATTCACCTTCACCGCGGTCGTCGTCAGCAGGCACTGA
- a CDS encoding FhaA domain-containing protein, translated as MGVLKKFEQRLEGLVNGTFAKVFKSEVQPVEIAGALQRECDNNATIWNRDRTVVPNDFIVELSTPDFERLSPYSGQLGDELAGMVRDYAKQQRYTFMGPIKVHLEKADDLDTGLYRVRSRTLASSSSQQGGPGGGAPAAPQGGRPGGYGYPPAAAPSGAPPMPSAPPPGGRPGGYGYPPAASGQRPPAAGGRTRHWIEINGTRHQISRATLVMGRSTDADVRIDDPGVSRRHCEIRTGTPSTIQDLGSTNGIVVDGQHTTRATLRDGSRIVVGSTTIIYRQAEG; from the coding sequence ATGGGAGTCCTGAAGAAGTTCGAGCAACGTCTCGAAGGTCTGGTCAACGGCACCTTCGCCAAGGTGTTCAAGTCCGAGGTCCAGCCCGTGGAGATCGCCGGAGCGCTCCAGCGCGAGTGCGACAACAACGCCACCATCTGGAACCGCGACCGGACGGTCGTGCCCAACGACTTCATCGTCGAGCTGAGCACCCCCGACTTCGAGCGGCTCAGCCCCTACTCCGGCCAGCTCGGCGACGAGCTCGCCGGCATGGTCCGCGACTACGCCAAGCAGCAGCGCTACACCTTCATGGGCCCGATCAAGGTGCACCTGGAGAAGGCGGACGACCTCGACACCGGCCTGTACCGGGTCCGCAGCCGCACGCTCGCCTCCTCCAGCAGCCAGCAGGGCGGCCCGGGAGGCGGCGCGCCCGCCGCCCCGCAGGGCGGACGCCCCGGCGGCTACGGCTACCCGCCCGCCGCGGCACCCTCCGGCGCCCCGCCCATGCCGTCCGCGCCGCCGCCCGGCGGCCGCCCCGGCGGCTACGGCTACCCGCCCGCCGCGAGCGGCCAGCGGCCCCCGGCCGCCGGCGGACGCACCCGCCACTGGATCGAGATCAACGGCACCCGCCACCAGATCTCCCGCGCCACGCTCGTCATGGGCCGCAGCACCGACGCCGACGTGCGGATCGACGACCCCGGCGTCTCCCGCCGGCACTGCGAGATCCGGACCGGAACGCCCTCGACGATCCAGGATCTCGGATCCACCAACGGCATCGTGGTGGACGGGCAGCACACCACCCGCGCTACGCTCCGCGACGGCTCGCGGATCGTCGTGGGCAGCACCACCATCATTTACCGGCAAGCCGAAGGGTGA
- a CDS encoding quinone oxidoreductase family protein has product MTDTSETPANETSTTSGSRMRTVLFQSFGDPSVLAVAEVAVPAPQPGQITIDVEYAGVNFAEVMFRRGQFPVDLPHFPGLEAVGTVRAVGDGVTGFETGDRVAALTLGGGGNAEVVAAGAEHAVRLDGELAGLDGTLAAGALCNVTTALGVLTSAGHLAPGETVVVLAAAGGVGTAAAQLARSLGAARVIGVTSSPAKAEYARGYGYDSVVSYEEIEQEVAERTDGAGADLVLDSVGGAFRSSVTGLLAAFGRHVVFGNAAAEDVTFEGNHPWYTNSSLAGYNLGGVAGRAPALLRAHLERALSEVAKGHVRVDVKVLPLKDVAHAHELLENRASTGKYVLDVRS; this is encoded by the coding sequence ATGACCGACACCTCCGAGACCCCGGCGAACGAGACCTCCACGACCTCAGGGAGCCGTATGCGCACCGTCCTCTTCCAGTCGTTCGGCGACCCGTCCGTCCTGGCCGTCGCAGAGGTCGCCGTGCCCGCACCGCAGCCCGGGCAGATCACGATCGACGTCGAGTACGCGGGCGTGAACTTCGCCGAAGTGATGTTCCGGCGCGGCCAGTTCCCGGTCGACCTGCCGCACTTCCCGGGCCTGGAGGCGGTCGGCACGGTCCGCGCCGTGGGTGACGGTGTCACCGGGTTCGAGACCGGCGACCGGGTGGCCGCCCTGACCCTGGGCGGCGGCGGCAACGCCGAGGTCGTCGCCGCCGGCGCGGAGCACGCCGTACGGCTGGACGGCGAACTCGCCGGCCTGGACGGAACCCTGGCGGCGGGCGCCCTGTGCAACGTCACCACCGCGCTGGGCGTGCTCACCTCGGCCGGGCACCTCGCCCCGGGCGAGACCGTGGTCGTCCTCGCCGCCGCCGGCGGAGTGGGCACGGCCGCAGCGCAGCTCGCCCGGTCGCTGGGCGCGGCCCGGGTGATCGGCGTGACGAGCTCCCCGGCCAAGGCCGAGTACGCGCGCGGCTACGGCTACGACAGCGTGGTGTCGTACGAGGAGATCGAGCAGGAGGTGGCCGAGCGGACCGACGGGGCGGGCGCGGACCTGGTCCTGGACTCCGTCGGCGGCGCGTTCCGCTCCTCGGTGACCGGCCTCCTGGCGGCCTTCGGCCGGCACGTCGTCTTCGGCAACGCGGCGGCCGAGGACGTCACCTTCGAGGGCAACCACCCCTGGTACACGAACAGTTCACTCGCCGGCTACAACCTCGGCGGCGTCGCCGGCCGGGCACCGGCGCTGCTCCGCGCCCACCTGGAGCGGGCGCTGTCGGAAGTCGCCAAGGGCCACGTCCGCGTGGACGTGAAGGTGCTGCCGCTGAAGGACGTGGCCCACGCGCACGAACTGCTGGAGAACCGGGCCTCCACGGGCAAGTACGTCCTCGATGTCCGCTCCTGA
- a CDS encoding MBL fold metallo-hydrolase, giving the protein MLVLSAATGKFGTNVHLVAAGPGNPCLIVDPGHDSADAVLEAVRAHRLEPEAILITHGHMDHTWDAVPLARHYGIPAWIHPADRYQFGAPAKGLPDSFPRDLLIGHPDREPDEVSELPEQGGELTFAACRVTVLHTPGHTGGSVMFRFGTGDVPLLATGDALLAGGPGRADAPGASPAALHSSLRMVATTCPDDTRLLTGHGPTTTLSETGIR; this is encoded by the coding sequence ATGCTCGTACTGTCCGCCGCCACCGGCAAGTTCGGCACGAACGTCCATCTCGTCGCCGCCGGACCGGGAAATCCCTGCCTCATCGTCGACCCGGGGCACGACTCCGCCGACGCGGTCCTCGAGGCCGTCCGTGCCCACCGTCTGGAGCCCGAGGCCATCCTGATCACGCACGGCCACATGGACCACACCTGGGACGCGGTGCCGCTCGCCCGGCACTACGGCATCCCGGCCTGGATCCATCCGGCCGACCGCTACCAGTTCGGCGCCCCGGCCAAGGGACTGCCGGACTCCTTCCCCCGCGACCTGCTCATCGGCCACCCCGACCGCGAGCCCGACGAGGTGAGCGAACTCCCCGAACAGGGCGGCGAACTGACCTTCGCGGCGTGCCGGGTCACCGTGCTGCACACCCCCGGCCACACCGGCGGCTCCGTCATGTTCCGCTTCGGCACCGGCGATGTTCCGCTGCTGGCCACCGGCGACGCCCTGCTCGCCGGCGGCCCGGGACGCGCGGACGCGCCGGGCGCCAGCCCCGCCGCCCTGCACAGCTCCCTGCGCATGGTCGCGACCACCTGCCCGGACGACACACGCCTGCTCACCGGGCACGGCCCCACCACCACCCTCAGCGAGACGGGAATCCGATGA
- a CDS encoding Stp1/IreP family PP2C-type Ser/Thr phosphatase has product MSLSLRFAAGSHKGMIREGNEDSGYAGPRLLAIADGMGGAAAGEVASSEAISTIVALDDDVPGSDVLTSLGTAVQRANDQLRSMVEDDPQLEGMGTTLTALLWTGQRLGLVHVGDSRAYLLRDGVLTQITQDHTWVQRLVDEGRITEEEATTHPQRSLLMRALGSGDHVEPDLSIREVRAGDRYLICSDGLSGVVSHQTLEDTLASYQGPQETVQNLIELALRGGGPDNITVIIADVLDLDTGDTLAGQLSDTPVVVGAVAENQHQQHDNGIMQTPAGRASGLGRPGHGRSGGGGEFGPPGSGDTTGYIPAGGFDYGDDDFTKPRKKGRWLKRSLYGALALAVIGGGLYGGYRWTQTQYYVGTEDEHVALYRGISQDLAWVSLSKVEKDHPEIELKYLPPYQQKLVEATIPEGGLKNAQAKIQELSVQASACKKEAQRRDAESKNNSKTGEGEAGGTTGTTPASFTSKATPTPNPSSPSGSPSAPEKSTPPTTTAPTPSPGPSLSEEEQKVVSLCGKQ; this is encoded by the coding sequence ATGAGTCTGTCACTGCGCTTCGCGGCCGGATCGCACAAGGGCATGATCCGGGAGGGCAACGAGGACTCCGGTTACGCCGGCCCCCGCCTGCTCGCCATCGCCGACGGCATGGGCGGCGCGGCGGCCGGAGAGGTCGCCTCCTCCGAGGCCATCTCCACCATCGTCGCCCTCGACGACGACGTCCCCGGCTCCGACGTCCTCACCTCGCTCGGCACGGCCGTACAGCGCGCCAACGACCAGCTGCGCTCGATGGTCGAGGACGACCCCCAGCTCGAGGGCATGGGCACCACCCTGACCGCCCTGCTGTGGACGGGTCAGCGCCTCGGCCTGGTGCACGTCGGCGACTCACGCGCCTACCTGCTCCGCGACGGCGTCCTCACCCAGATCACCCAGGACCACACCTGGGTGCAGCGCCTCGTCGACGAGGGCCGGATCACCGAGGAAGAGGCGACCACACACCCGCAGCGCTCGCTGCTGATGCGCGCCCTCGGATCCGGCGACCACGTCGAGCCGGACCTGTCCATCCGCGAGGTCCGCGCCGGCGACCGCTACCTGATCTGCTCCGACGGCCTGTCCGGCGTGGTGTCCCACCAGACCCTGGAGGACACCCTCGCCAGCTACCAGGGCCCCCAGGAGACCGTCCAGAACCTCATCGAGCTGGCGCTGCGCGGCGGCGGCCCGGACAACATCACGGTCATCATCGCCGACGTCCTCGACCTCGACACCGGCGACACCCTCGCCGGGCAGCTGTCCGACACCCCCGTCGTCGTCGGCGCCGTCGCCGAGAACCAGCACCAGCAGCACGACAACGGCATCATGCAGACCCCCGCCGGCCGCGCCTCCGGGCTCGGCCGCCCAGGGCACGGCCGCAGCGGCGGAGGCGGCGAGTTCGGCCCGCCCGGATCCGGCGACACCACCGGCTACATCCCCGCGGGCGGCTTCGACTACGGCGACGACGACTTCACCAAGCCCCGCAAGAAGGGCCGGTGGCTGAAGAGATCCCTCTACGGCGCCCTCGCGCTGGCCGTCATCGGCGGCGGCCTCTACGGCGGATACCGCTGGACGCAGACGCAGTACTACGTCGGCACCGAGGACGAGCACGTCGCGCTGTACCGGGGCATCAGCCAGGACCTGGCCTGGGTCTCGCTCTCGAAGGTCGAGAAGGACCACCCCGAGATCGAACTCAAGTACCTGCCGCCCTACCAGCAGAAGCTGGTCGAGGCGACCATCCCCGAGGGCGGACTGAAGAACGCCCAGGCGAAGATCCAGGAACTGTCGGTGCAGGCCTCCGCGTGCAAGAAGGAGGCGCAGCGGCGCGACGCCGAGAGCAAGAACAACTCCAAGACCGGCGAAGGCGAGGCCGGGGGCACCACGGGAACCACTCCCGCCTCCTTCACGTCCAAGGCCACACCGACGCCGAACCCGTCCAGCCCGTCGGGTTCACCGTCGGCCCCGGAGAAGTCCACGCCCCCGACCACGACCGCACCCACTCCCAGCCCCGGCCCCAGCCTCTCGGAGGAAGAGCAGAAGGTCGTCTCGCTGTGCGGTAAGCAGTAG
- a CDS encoding AMP-binding protein, with protein sequence MGELEGQKEGLGRDAADAAGAGVFEAFLEAVLGPGRRSNSGSGVIPLGWGHAGVAAVAEREAYNRTGGPLPSGLLHAPFFTAAAATPERTAVVTPGRTLSYGELAARAGGIARRLTGLDVRPNDLVAVVMEKGWEQCAAVLGILAAGAAYLPIDPELPDERVRLLLEHGQARAVLTQGRVAQGREDRFDGVQAVFRVDELPLEEDAADANRSCSNCSCRPSVRTSRSSRRTRTGPSPRSGAPSWPSRGRRTGKCRPS encoded by the coding sequence GTGGGCGAGCTGGAAGGCCAGAAGGAGGGTCTGGGCCGCGATGCCGCGGATGCGGCGGGTGCCGGCGTCTTCGAGGCGTTCCTGGAGGCGGTCCTTGGCCCTGGCCGCCGGAGCAACAGCGGCAGCGGCGTCATCCCGCTCGGCTGGGGCCATGCCGGTGTCGCCGCAGTGGCCGAGCGGGAGGCGTACAACCGGACCGGGGGCCCGCTGCCGTCGGGGCTGCTGCACGCGCCGTTCTTCACCGCGGCGGCCGCGACGCCCGAGCGCACCGCCGTCGTCACCCCGGGCCGCACCCTCAGCTACGGAGAACTCGCCGCCCGGGCCGGTGGCATCGCCCGTCGTCTCACCGGCCTCGACGTCCGTCCCAACGACCTGGTCGCCGTGGTGATGGAGAAGGGCTGGGAACAGTGCGCGGCCGTCCTCGGCATCCTCGCCGCCGGCGCCGCGTACCTGCCCATCGACCCCGAACTGCCCGACGAGCGCGTCCGGCTCCTGCTCGAACACGGACAGGCCCGCGCGGTCCTCACCCAGGGCCGGGTCGCACAGGGCAGGGAGGACCGCTTCGACGGAGTGCAGGCCGTGTTCCGGGTCGATGAACTCCCTCTGGAGGAGGACGCGGCCGACGCGAACCGAAGCTGCTCGAACTGCTCATGCCGACCATCCGTGCGGACTTCTCGGTCGTCGAGACGTACGCGCACCGGCCCGAGCCCCCGCTCCGGTGCCCCGTCGTGGCCTTCGCGGGGACGCAGGACCGGGAAGTGCCGCCCGAGCTGA
- a CDS encoding FHA domain-containing protein FhaB/FipA, giving the protein MSELTLTVMRLGFLAVLWLFVIVAVQVIRSDLFGTRVTQRGSRREAGRQQQAAARQAPPQQRQQPAGGRRGRNAPTKLVVTEGTLTGTTVALQGQTITLGRAHDSTIVLDDDYASSRHARIYPDRDGQWIVEDLGSTNGTYLDRSRLTTPTPIALGAPIRIGKTVIELRK; this is encoded by the coding sequence ATGTCAGAGCTGACCCTCACGGTCATGCGGCTGGGTTTCCTGGCCGTACTGTGGCTGTTCGTGATCGTGGCCGTGCAGGTCATCCGCAGCGACCTGTTCGGTACGCGTGTCACTCAGCGCGGTTCGCGCCGCGAGGCGGGCAGGCAGCAGCAGGCCGCCGCCCGCCAGGCGCCGCCGCAGCAGCGCCAGCAGCCCGCCGGAGGCCGGCGCGGCCGTAACGCCCCCACCAAGCTGGTCGTGACCGAGGGCACCCTCACCGGCACCACGGTCGCGCTCCAGGGCCAGACCATCACCCTGGGCCGGGCACACGACTCGACGATCGTGCTGGACGACGACTACGCCTCCAGCCGCCATGCCAGGATCTACCCGGACCGCGACGGCCAGTGGATCGTCGAGGACCTCGGCTCCACCAACGGCACATACCTGGACCGGTCCCGGCTGACGACTCCCACACCGATTGCACTGGGCGCGCCGATCCGCATCGGCAAGACCGTCATCGAGCTGCGGAAGTAG
- a CDS encoding acyl carrier protein — protein MSATQDRLFALVSDKLGVLAEELNTEATFDSLDLDSLALIELSVIVQKEFGVQIDETALTSENTFGDVLATIDAKAPVA, from the coding sequence ATGTCCGCAACCCAGGACCGTCTCTTCGCCCTCGTCTCCGACAAGCTCGGTGTGCTCGCCGAGGAGCTGAACACCGAGGCCACCTTCGACAGCCTCGACCTGGACTCGCTCGCGCTGATCGAGCTCAGCGTCATCGTGCAGAAGGAGTTCGGTGTGCAGATCGATGAGACGGCGCTGACCTCGGAGAACACCTTCGGTGACGTGCTCGCCACCATCGACGCCAAGGCTCCGGTGGCTTGA
- a CDS encoding GNAT family N-acetyltransferase — MSGTPLPFPERIELAGEGLVLRDWTEADLAAMPELFDHPDIAYWTPIVSPFDEAVARARLNKDRQMRAEGTTILLAITVDGRTPLGEVMLRRAPEGAEIGYVVGPAHRGQGLAARAVRVMAEYAFDQLGVGQVVLELEAENAASVAVATKAGFGLLDVPLIRGEEKGRPYALQTWGLRRAL, encoded by the coding sequence ATGAGTGGTACCCCGTTACCGTTTCCCGAGCGGATCGAGCTCGCAGGGGAAGGTCTCGTACTGCGCGACTGGACGGAGGCGGACCTGGCCGCGATGCCGGAGTTGTTCGACCATCCCGACATCGCGTACTGGACGCCGATCGTCTCACCCTTCGACGAAGCGGTCGCTCGCGCACGGCTGAACAAGGACCGGCAGATGCGGGCGGAGGGCACGACCATCCTGCTCGCCATCACCGTTGACGGCCGCACGCCGCTCGGCGAGGTGATGTTGCGGCGCGCCCCCGAGGGTGCGGAGATCGGCTACGTGGTCGGCCCGGCGCACCGCGGCCAGGGGCTGGCCGCACGGGCGGTCCGGGTGATGGCCGAGTATGCCTTCGATCAGCTGGGCGTGGGACAAGTGGTCCTGGAGCTGGAGGCCGAGAACGCCGCGAGCGTCGCCGTGGCCACCAAGGCGGGCTTCGGACTCCTCGACGTGCCGCTGATCCGGGGGGAGGAGAAGGGACGGCCCTATGCCCTGCAGACGTGGGGCCTGCGGCGCGCTTTGTGA